The Halostagnicola larsenii XH-48 region AATGTCGTCTTCGTCGTCTGTAGAAGCGATATTCTCGGGGAACAGGCGCTCGAGGGCGGCCAGTTCAGCCCGATAGGCGTCGGAGTTCGAGTCGAACCACTCGTCGTACTCGTCGGTGAGCGTTTCGAAGGGGGCGGTGGTGGGCATTGATTCGAATGACGTGTGCCAGTAAAGAAAAGCTAGGTGCTCGAACAATGCGGTGCGCGAGCGGCGGATCGGCGGCGGTACGAGCCCTAGCTGATCAGCCGTTGACAGCTCCCACAGAGGTTCTCCTCTTTGATGTCGACCTCTCGAACCGTCGGGGAGAAGTTCATCACGCAGCGGTTGTTGTCGCAGTGTTCGAGCCCGTAGGTGTGACCGATCTCGTGGACGATTTCCTTTCGGACGCGGTCCTGGAAGATATCGGCGGCGCTCTTGTTCGAGAAGCCGCCGTCCGAGGACGTCTGCAGGCGATAGGTCGAGACGACGCTGCCGCTGCCGTCGAGGTACGCGAGTCCGAAGACGTAGTTTCGGCGTCGGTAGAACAGATCGTGCGGCGTGATGGCGATATTCTTTTCGCCCCGGCCGGCCCGTTCTGCAAGTTGGATAAACGCCTCCGCAGAGTACTGGTTTCGGCCGTCATCGTAGGCGCCGCTCGGAATCGACTGCGAATCGGTGATCGATACCTCGCAGTCGTAGACAGAGCGCAACGCTGTAGAGGCCGCCCGCTTGACCTCAGCGGAGACCGACCCCACCGGAACGATATCGACGAGCATGAAAACGACTATGGCCGCAGGTGCCATAAACGTCCCGCCATGGCACACTCTCGTCGGAATACAGAGGCAATCCGCGATTACCTCTCGGACGCGGACCGGGTGGTCGAGGTGGGGATCGGCCGCCGAACCGATCTGGCGAGCGCGCTGGCGAAATCGGGGATTTCCGTCGTCGCAACCGACGTCCACGAGCGGACCGTTCCCGACGCCGTGACGTTCGTTCGCGACGACATCGTCGAGCCGGACGCCAGCGTCTACGAGAAGGCTGACGCGCTCGTCGCACAGAACCTGCCGCCGGAACTCCACCGGCCGACGCTCGCGGTCGCTCGAGCGGTCGACGCAACCTTCGTGTTCACGACGCTCGGGGGCGACCAGCCGGCCGTACCGGTCGAGCGGAAGACGATTCCGGGCGGAACGCTGTTCGTCGCGAACTGAACCGAACGAGAGATTCATAACGCCGATCCAGAACACTTAGCACGACGTATTCACGTTCTGAAGTATGCTCGCGTTCATCGGCTTTTTCTTCAGTCTGCTCACGATTCCTGGCGTCGTCGTCCACGAGTTCGCCCACAAGAAAGCCTGCGACTTGATGGGGGTTCCCGTCGTCGACGTCGCGTACTTTCGGCTCGGAACGCCCGCAGGCTACGTCCAACACCGCGAACCCGATCGCTACCGACAGTCGTTCGTCGTCAGCATTGCCCCCTTCCTACTCAACACGGTGCTCGCGTTCTGTCTGTTCGTCGCGCTCGCCATCGTCGTCCGCTCGAGCGGCGTCCTCGAGGGCGGCGTCGGTCTCGAGACGGCGCTACCGGGCGAGGAAATCGTCGCAGCCGTGGTCGTGTTGGGCTGGCTCGGCTTCGCCATCGGCTCGCAGGCGTTTCCGAGTACGGGCGACGCGAGGACGCTGTGGAAGCGTTCGCAATCTGAGTGGCGGCGCTCGCCGGCCGTACTTCTGGGAATCCCGTTCGTGATCGCCATCTACGTCGCGAACCTGCTCTCGTGGTTTTTCCTCGATACGCTCTACGCGCTCGGACTGTTGGTCCTCGCAGTGCAGTTCGCGCTGGCGCTCGGATTCTAATTGATGCGCCCGTCAGTCCGCATCGGTTGCCGAGTCGGGACGATACCGCCGGCTCACGGCCTTCCAGTGGCCCGTCCGAAAGAGCCAGTAGTTGATCCCGCCCGGCACGAACGTCTCGAGTAAGAACGCGAGATAGAGCGCCGAGATTCCGAGCGGCGTCACCAGCCCCAGCGCCGCGGCGGGGAGCGCGCAGGCGTACCTCCCGATCAGCGAGGAGACGAACGGCCAGCGAGTCGCGCCGGCGCCTAACAGCGCCCCGGCCGCACCGCCGTCGATCCCGAATCCGATCGCACTGATCGCGCCGATCGCGACGAAGGTGCTGGCCTGACCGACCTCCTCGGGACTGGTCACGAACACGCTGGC contains the following coding sequences:
- a CDS encoding archaemetzincin family Zn-dependent metalloprotease translates to MLVDIVPVGSVSAEVKRAASTALRSVYDCEVSITDSQSIPSGAYDDGRNQYSAEAFIQLAERAGRGEKNIAITPHDLFYRRRNYVFGLAYLDGSGSVVSTYRLQTSSDGGFSNKSAADIFQDRVRKEIVHEIGHTYGLEHCDNNRCVMNFSPTVREVDIKEENLCGSCQRLIS
- a CDS encoding UPF0146 family protein, whose product is MAHSRRNTEAIRDYLSDADRVVEVGIGRRTDLASALAKSGISVVATDVHERTVPDAVTFVRDDIVEPDASVYEKADALVAQNLPPELHRPTLAVARAVDATFVFTTLGGDQPAVPVERKTIPGGTLFVAN
- a CDS encoding metalloprotease family protein — translated: MLAFIGFFFSLLTIPGVVVHEFAHKKACDLMGVPVVDVAYFRLGTPAGYVQHREPDRYRQSFVVSIAPFLLNTVLAFCLFVALAIVVRSSGVLEGGVGLETALPGEEIVAAVVVLGWLGFAIGSQAFPSTGDARTLWKRSQSEWRRSPAVLLGIPFVIAIYVANLLSWFFLDTLYALGLLVLAVQFALALGF